The segment GAAGCCCGAAAGGAGCTCGCCGCCGCGTCTCTCTCGGGAGCCCTGGGAAAGACCTTCATTCTCGGAGGCCGGCCCGGCAGCAATCCGCTCTTCGTCGCGGTGACCGCGCGCGAGCCCGCCGCCGTTTCGAAAAAAGTCGGCACCTGGTCCGTCGGCGCGGACATCCAGCCGCCGCATCTCGTCCATCGCGTCGAGCCCGTCTATCCCGAGACGTTGAAGAATCAGAAGAAGACCGGGCTCGTCGTCATTCAGGCGACGGTAACGGACGAAGGGGCCGTCTCCCGGGCTTCCGTGGTTCGCCACTCGGACCCCGGGCTCGATCAGGCGGCTCTCGCCGCGGTTCGACAGTGGCGGTACGAGCCCGCGATGCTCGATGGCAAACCCGTCAACGTCTACATCACGATCACGGTCAACTTCATGTTCGGATGAGCGAGCCCTTCGCTGCGCGAAGGGCTCGCTGGATACGG is part of the Thermoanaerobaculia bacterium genome and harbors:
- a CDS encoding TonB family protein — encoded protein: MIRKRMLALLVLAAGAAFFDAAPAAGSGVTLQIDLFQGYRAGVTDLPSAPSVVYLPPDRGWSDDVERQRQQIAETLGLEGVSVVSLREVTVASGVTATVRADAGGSELTVSVRPSLGPSNIVELDLRVLGGKEARKELAAASLSGALGKTFILGGRPGSNPLFVAVTAREPAAVSKKVGTWSVGADIQPPHLVHRVEPVYPETLKNQKKTGLVVIQATVTDEGAVSRASVVRHSDPGLDQAALAAVRQWRYEPAMLDGKPVNVYITITVNFMFG